Proteins from a genomic interval of Yarrowia lipolytica chromosome 1E, complete sequence:
- a CDS encoding uncharacterized protein (Compare to YALI0E30943g, similar to uniprot|O94363 Schizosaccharomyces pombe SPBC428.16C GTP-binding protein Rheb homolog), with amino-acid sequence MAAQRARKIAVVGSRAVGKSSMTVQFVEQHFVESYYPTIENQFSKTIVYKGIEYNTEIIDTAGQDEFSIMNQKHLLGVHGYLLVYSVTSRSTFDVLPIIHDKILNATGSSSIPLVIVGNKSDLDSQRQVSVEEAKELAASWGGAFVETSARDGTNVAKAFELLVEEIEKTQNKTDPAAQNKNCIVM; translated from the coding sequence ATGGCAGCACAGCGAGCGCGAAAAATCGCCGTGGTAGGCTCCCGAGCCGTCGGCAAGTCATCCATGACCGTGCAGTTCGTCGAGCAGCATTTCGTGGAGTCGTACTACCCCACAATCGAAAACCAGTTCTCCAAGACCATTGTGTACAAGGGCATTGAGTATAACACGGAGATCATCGACACAGCAGGCCAGGATGAGTTTAGTATCATGAACCAGAAGCATCTCCTGGGTGTCCATGGATACCTACTGGTGTACTCGGTCACTTCACGATCCACCTTTGACGTGCTGCCCATCATCCACGACAAGATTCTCAACGCTACAGGCTCGTCGTCAATCCCGCTGGTCATTGTAGGCAACAAGTCAGATCTAGACTCCCAGCGACAAGTGTCTGTTGAGGAGGCAAAGGAACTGGCTGCATCTTGGGGAGGAGCCTTTGTCGAGACTTCCGCCCGTGACGGCACCAATGTCGCCAAGGCATTCGAGCTCTTGGTagaggagattgagaagaccCAGAACAAGACTGACCCTGCTGCGCAGAACAAGAATTGTATCGTCATGTAA
- a CDS encoding uncharacterized protein (Compare to YALI0E30921g, weakly similar to uniprot|Q7SFY9 Neurospora crassa NCU03105.1 predicted protein (39797 - 38088)) has product MDSLSASQSAALKPKPVSSVFNRRPGSGVHQAVPQRMRTTPIKQQTAPQPRVRAHRPQKVTLSAVPCSICDQRVPEHHMMCCGCANYSILAHRVAQIKIDASLDTVTQKIENIDKLDCPDKDPGTDPFRLRLLKIKQQGVRRELDVVRKARDLQTDEIAAKKRHLATLRNQVSTMRETAASLHTQSVNEHQKIKRKLSQDVQELKTKVNTEIPHSLLAKRSVLCRELVSLYNIRLRKVRRGSGITSVGSTADTFPLIGTLSLPDIITLCLSSHREINTALDRLASFTCLAAYYLGAPLPYVILLPQRRHPYIRISSNNYPLHLEDPLPQVSSEKPAVFSKFAHALAMLCLNLASISHKLGFHSHLNTPEEIVKIDKIISRMFLTIEEEDPDGNEVTDVELSCVADYIITQVYLEVDGGGSEWVSL; this is encoded by the coding sequence ATGGACTCTCTCAGCGCGTCCCAGAGCGCGGCCCTGAAACCCAAACCCGTTTCTTCGGTCTTCAACCGTCGACCAGGCTCGGGAGTGCATCAGGCTGTGCCTCAACGGATGCGGACCACACCAATCAAACAACAGACGGCTCCCCAGCCACGAGTGAGAGCCCACAGACCACAAAAAGTAACACTGTCAGCGGTTCCATGCTCTATTTGTGACCAGAGGGTGCCCGAACATCACATGATGTGCTGCGGATGCGCTAATTACTCCATTCTGGCCCATCGGGTGGCGCAAATCAAGATCGACGCTTCACTGGACACAGTCACACAGAAGATAGAGAACATCGACAAGCTAGACTGTCCGGATAAGGACCCTGGTACAGATCCGTTTCGGCTGCGACTGCTCAAAATCAAACAGCAGGGTGTCCGGAGAGAGCTAGATGTAGTCCGAAAAGCCAGAGACTTACAGACAGATGAGATTGCAGCCAAGAAGCGACACCTAGCAACACTGAGGAACCAGGTTTCAACTATGAGAGAAACAGCCGCCTCACTACACACACAGAGTGTCAATGAGCATCAGAAAATCAAACGGAAACTGTCACAGGATGTCCAAGAGCTAAAGACCAAGGTCAACACGGAGATCCCACACAGTCTTCTCGCCAAACGAAGCGTACTCTGTCGAGAGCTGGTCTCTCTGTACAACATTCGATTGAGAAAGGTGAGACGAGGGAGTGGTATCACTTCTGTTGGGTCTACAGCAGATACATTTCCACTAATTGGAACGCTCTCTCTTCCTGATATCATCACGTTGTGCTTATCGTCTCATCGAGAGATCAACACTGCGTTAGATAGACTTGCATCTTTCACATGTCTCGCAGCATACTATTTGGGGGCTCCTCTTCCTTATGTCATTCTACTCCCCCAGAGACGACATCCTTACATCCGCATTTCCAGCAACAACTACCCGTTGCATTTGGAAGACCCACTGCCCCAGGTATCATCTGAGAAGCCTGCCGTGTTCAGCAAGTTTGCACACGCTCTAGCTATGCTCTGTCTGAACTTGGCCTCGATTTCCCACAAACTAGGGTTCCATTCTCATCTCAACACCCCCGAAGAAATTGTCAAGATCGACAAGATCATTTCTCGCATGTTCCTGACcattgaagaagaggatCCTGATGGTAACGAAGTCACAGACGTGGAATTATCCTGCGTAGCAGACTATATCATTACCCAAGTCTACCTTGAGGTGGATGGAGGAGGTAGTGAGTGGGTCAGTCTATAG
- a CDS encoding uncharacterized protein (Compare to YALI0E30877g, weakly similar to uniprot|P34167 Saccharomyces cerevisiae YPR163c TIF3 translation initiation factor eIF4B singleton) — MPPKKQQQKMSLFEFNANEDWADDMDETPLDSGYDNQSYGGYSSNNNSSSYGASQSSYDRPKRDYPETPVPDVAPWLAKLVNLPYDITEDSVKQFFGPGYDIKEITLVMDRDTGKPRGIVNMEFGDKASLERALGLSGQSFGGRPARVFVSTPRDTRTERDWTRRGPLPPLEGEARADTRDWSRRPAPPVSDFDGPRETREAREAREDAENHRDFSNWTRRGPLPSNDNEQRKSRGMEFRERRSRQEDPENHRDFSNWERRGPPKGEAVLPEQRERAPRPPRKERSPTRADQVDSWRGDAKPSGPGKTVNLSGSSLFGSAKPIDTTERLAAIEARKEKERQELLARKKEDKPKVVKEDKTERTWERRGPLPPKGRDSKPAGAAKKDDAKPKPKATFAALAVEGEDEDESASAPAETKPAEEAKENADLPAAVEKLEIEDDGDWNVVSGKKRR, encoded by the coding sequence ATGCCTCCCAaaaagcagcagcagaagatgtCGCTCTTCGAGTTCAATGCGAACGAAGACTGGGCCGACGACATGGATGAGACGCCTCTTGACAGTGGTTACGACAACCAGAGCTACGGTGGAtactcctccaacaacaactctAGCTCTTACGGTGCTTCTCAGTCTTCTTACGACCGACCCAAGCGAGACTACCCCGAGACCCCCGTTCCCGATGTTGCTCCTTGGCTCGCCAAGCTGGTCAACCTCCCTTACGACATTACCGAGGACTCTGTCAAGCAGTTCTTTGGTCCTGGTTAcgacatcaaggagatcacCCTGGTAATGGACCGAGACACCGGAAAGCCCCGAGGAATTGTCAACATGGAGTTTGGCGATAAGGCTTCTCTGGAGCGGGCTCTGGGCCTTTCTGGCCAGAGTTTTGGTGGACGACCTGCTCGTGTCTTTGTCAGTACTCCTCGAGACACCCGAACTGAGCGAGACTGGACCCGACGAGgacctcttcctcctcttgaAGGTGAGGCTCGAGCTGACACCCGGGACTGGTCTCGACGACCTGCTCCTCCCGTGTCTGACTTCGACGGACCCCGAGAGACCCGAGAGGCTCGAGAGGCCCGAGAGGACGCTGAGAACCACCGAGATTTCTCTAACTGGACTCGACGAGGTCCTCTGCCCTCCAATGACAATGAGCAGCGAAAGAGCCGAGGAATGGAGTTCCGAGAGCGACGATCTCGACAGGAGGACCCCGAGAACCATCGCGATTTCTCCAACTGGGAGCGACGAGGACCCCCCAAGGGCGAGGCTGTTCTGCCCGAGCAGCGGGAGCGAGCACCACGACCCCCTCGAAAGGAGCGATCTCCTACTCGAGCCGACCAGGTCGACTCTTGGAGAGGTGATGCCAAGCCCTCTGGACCCGGTAAGACCGTGAACCTGTCTGGAAGCTCTCTGTTTGGCTCTGCCAAGCCTATCGACACCACTGAGCGACTGGCTGCCATTGAGGCCcgaaaggagaaggagcgacAGGAGCTGCTCGCccgaaagaaggaggataagcccaaggtggtcaaggaggacaagaccGAGCGAACCTGGGAGCGACGAGGACCCCTGCCCCCTAAGGGCCGAGACTCCAAGCCCGCTGgagctgccaagaaggacgacgccaagcccaagcccaaggccACTTTTGCTGCCCTTGCCGTTGAAGgagaggacgaggacgagtcTGCTTCGGCCCCTGCGGAGACGAAGCCAgctgaggaggccaaggaaaATGCTGATCTGCccgctgctgttgagaagctggagattgaggatgATGGAGACTGGAATGTTGTTTCTGGCAAGAAGCGGCGATAA
- a CDS encoding uncharacterized protein (Compare to YALI0E30899g, similar to uniprot|P26570 Saccharomyces cerevisiae YML016c PPZ1 ser/thr phosphatase required for normal osmoregulation) — MGNNPSKSKGGLQSYPSFSRSDTQGSTRSGRSIRSRLSSMSNNSEASYKTAGGETEPQNVPGAPTSTQDPGNVSTEHITPVDNATLPPSMQQIEPKDPILVRADGSSGSAHDTNDAHSQPVTPAAVPSAGSSPKDGTPGPLSADVPGGSGSDYFARRQLFSPPPGTPATPGNDSFNNSGASTPNIISENNMTLNIDEVIQRLLDAGYSGKITKAVCLKNSEIALICRRARSILLSQPTLLELLPPVKIVGDVHGQFGDLIRMFDMCGFPPAANYLFLGDYVDRGKQSLETILLLLCYKIKYPENFFILRGNHECAKVTRVYGFYDECKRRCNIKTWKTFVDTFNTLPIAAVVAQKIFCVHGGLSPSLSSMSEIRSIVRPTDVPDYGLINDLLWSDPADTQNEWEDNERGVSYCFSKVAINKFLTKFSFDLVCRAHMVVEDGYEFFNDRSLVTVFSAPNYCGEFDNWGAVMSVSEELLCSFELLKPLDSAALKQEMKKGKHQRRLSLETRSAPATPQSV; from the coding sequence ATGGGAAACAACCCCAGTAAGTCCAAAGGCGGACTGCAGTCTTACCCTTCCTTCTCACGATCGGACACACAGGGCTCGACACGGTCCGGTCGGTCCATCCGGTCACGACTAAGCAGCATGTCCAACAATTCAGAGGCATCTTACAAGACTGCGGGCGGCGAAACCGAACCCCAAAACGTACCGGGAGCACCCACGTCCACACAGGATCCCGGTAACGTGAGCACCGAACACATTACTCCAGTGGATAATGCCACATTGCCGCCATCCATGCAGCAGATTGAGCCCAAAGACCCTATTCTTGTCCGTGCAGATGGTTCTAGTGGCTCCGCTCACGACACTAACGACGCCCATTCACAACCCGTGACCCCAGCAGCCGTTCCGTCGGCAGGATCTTCACCAAAAGACGGAACTCCTGGCCCACTATCGGCAGACGTGCCCGGCGGCTCGGGATCTGACTACTTTGCCCGACGACAGCTCTTCTCGCCCCCGCCAGGCACCCCGGCCACCCCCGGAAACGACTCATTTAACAACTCGGGCGCGTCCACCCCTAACATCATTAGCGAAAACAACATGACGCTCAACATAGATGAGGTGATCCAGCGACTGCTGGATGCTGGCTACTCGGGAAAAATCACAAAGGCAGTGTGTCTCAAAAACTCGGAGATTGCCCTTATCTGCAGACGGGCCCGGTCCATTCTGCTGTCACAACCAACGTtgctcgagctgctgccaccAGTCAAGATTGTCGGAGATGTGCACGGCCAGTTTGGCGACCTCATTCGAATGTTCGACATGTGCGGGTttccaccagcagcaaacTATCTGTTTCTGGGAGATTATGTGGACCGAGGCAAGCAGTCTCTGGAGACCATCCTGCTATTGTTGTGCTACAAAATCAAATACCCCGAGAACTTTTTTATTCTGCGAGGAAACCATGAGTGCGCGAAGGTCACCCGAGTCTACGGCTTCTACGACGAGTGCAAGCGCCGATGCAACATCAAAACATGGAAGACGTTTGTCGATACATTCAACACCCTGCCCATTGCCGCAGTGGTGGCCCAGAAGATCTTCTGTGTCCATGGCGGCCTCTCTCCGTCTCTCAGTAGCATGTCGGAAATCAGATCCATTGTACGTCCCACGGACGTGCCCGACTACGGTCTGATCAACGATCTGCTGTGGTCCGATCCAGCAGACACACAGAATGAATGGGAAGACAACGAGCGAGGTGTCTCCTACTGTTTCTCCAAGGTGGCCATCAACAAGTTCCTGACGAAGTTCTCGTTCGATCTGGTCTGCCGAGCACACATGGTGGTTGAAGACGGTTACGAGTTCTTCAACGACCGTTCACTTGTAACAGTCTTTTCAGCCCCCAACTACTGTGGAGAATTCGACAATTGGGGCGCCGTCATGAGCGTGTCCGAGGAGCTGCTATGTTCtttcgagctgctcaagccGTTGGATTCGGCCGCATTGAAGCAGGAAATGAAAAAGGGAAAGCATCAGCGAAGACTGAGTCTAGAAACACGAAGCGCCCCTGCTACGCCTCAGAGCGTCTAG